A region of the Haematobia irritans isolate KBUSLIRL chromosome 5, ASM5000362v1, whole genome shotgun sequence genome:
ataaaatcaatttgaagttttcccaaTTGTAAtgtgattagttgtacaaccaatcttacaatcaaatttacatttcattcaaattttttgagctaaatttttgtaaaactattatagcaacttgatactaattgattaaaagtggaaagttcaaaattttggcaaaaactataacaaatattattaaatttttctgatataaatcaatattttagattaattggcggctaaatttgagtcgaaatgagtcgacatattcggcggcggcgtcgactgctaaaaacgggtcggcgacggctaaaatcggcggcgcgactcggcggcttcattctctgttgagaagttgtaccacgccaagttactacgaaaaagtttctcatcagtgcaattattaggtgcctatgtagatcaatttcgaaggacgccaataagaacccctgcaaactatcggaaaaagtgcattttaagataattgtagaagaatcactgtggtcaagtaaaacacgattgtgtagacgtttattgatttgattaaacatttataatttcttataaatataacatttttcggtttatctcttcacatttaacataattttttgcattattaaaagaatgatgttgagttttaagtagcaagttacatattgcagcgtctatcagccagtttgtttattttcgatggagacagcgtgcatggaaaaatatttgaaaaacgatcactttattctatttggaaagtcgaaaatttttcaccatatacctttcacaattttaagcgtaatatctatgttttcagaacttcattttcgtttttatttaaataaaatataacaagctggttgcgcttgacgtttcacaaaaaataaaatggctcttctaacagtagtgatggcaaaatactttcatgtacattttgtactttttgatatgcttcccccatcacagttcgcgatggttgtggtgacatttacgagtctgtggtagcgatgaggatgaaatggaactttgaaatgctggcagggtaactacaagctaattctactccctgtgcaaaatttcaactaaatcggagttaaaatttggtctctgtggtcatatgagtgtaaatccggcgaaagctatatatgggagatatatctaaatctgaaccgatttcaaccaaatttggcacgcatagcaacaatgctaattctactccctgtgcaaaatttcaattaaatcggaataaaaattggccactgtggccatatgagtgtaaatcggtcgaacgatatatatgggagctatatctaaatctgaaccgatttcaataaaatttggcacacttgactacactactaattgtactcctagtgcaaaatttcaaccaaattggggtaaaactctggcttttgggacagtattagtccatatcggtcgaaagataacatagtttagggtataataagaataATAGAGAATAATCTAGCATTGTTtattaaaattgagaaaatcaCCCACTGTGCAATTTCTTGTCATTGTAAGTAGATGATGATGAATGTGTGAGTTTAAATGGATGCAAGTGCGGAAATTATTCGATGTACACATTTGATAGTTTCAGTGAACAATTAATTAGAACATTTAGTATTCTCATGGCAATTGAATCCATCATTTCTTTTTGCCATATAAGCAAATTGTAAATAAGCTCaagaaaaatgcattttttcgttcaaataaaaaccaaattatttTACATTACAGTGAGTAGTAGTGAAACGAAGTTGATAtagatgaaataaaaatattacatagaaaatatagaaattaattaaactGTTTTAAGTGAAGgtgaaaatttgtaaatataaatcgaaaataaattaatttaatttttattgtatcttattttaattttttttttgttatagataatgttttatataaatatttctttggTAGTGTACTCCTTCCTTTTGTCTATGATATTCGGAGCTCCTATAAATTCCAATGGTGATGTTTTGATACAAATCGATGACTTGAATAATAAGGATATGCAAAGATTAAGACGTGATTTGACTTTAGAAATCAATGCAGCTGAGGCCAATGAACCTGTGGACAAGGATTATGATATGGAATTGGCTGAGGTACATTTATTTCGTCCGGTATTTAGTATTCGTTCTTCATATTTGCGAAGAGGTGGATAAGTGATTAGTGTGGTACAATTTATTTTGTGTTAAACTTAAATCCCATCCCCATGAAATTAAGCTAAAAAACAATagagtttctataaaataaattattctacgaaaaaaaaaattaattttgaaaatattttatttttaaatttaatatatattagctgattttcaattttgttcggcttgaggtcatacaaacaatcaatttttgatttgttttaatatttatataataaaatatataataaatattaagatacatcaaaaatcgattgtttgtatgacctcaagccgaacaaaaatgaaaattcagaataatcataaaatagatatattatatataataaaaattggtacaaaattgacaaaattttctatagaaataaaaagttgacaaaattttctatagaaataaatttttgacaaaatattctatagaaataaaattttgacaaaattttctatagaaataaaattttgataaaatattctatagaaataaaatttgacaaaattttctatacaaataaaattttgacgaaattttctatagaaataaaattttgacaaaattttctatagaaataaaattttgacaaaattttctatagaaataaaatattgacaaaaatttctatagaaataaaattttggcaaaaatttttatagaaataagattttgacaaaattttctagagaaataaaattttgacaaaattttctatacaaataaaattttaacaaaattttctatataattaaaatttgacaaaattttctacacaaataaaattttgacaaaattttctatagaaataaaactttgaaaaaattttctatagaaataaaattttgacaaaattttctatagaaataatattttcacaaaaaattctatagaaataaaattttgacaaaattttctatacaaataaaattttgacaaaattttctatagaaataaaatttgacaaaattttcaatagaaacaaaattttgacaaaatattctttattaataaaattttggaaatattttctatagaaataaaattttaacaaaattttctatagaaataaaattttggtaaaattttctatagaaataaaaatttgacaaagttttctctagaaataaaattttgacaaaattttctatagaaataaaattttgacaaaattgtgtatagaaataaaattttgacaaaattctctataggagtaaaattttgataaaaattttctatagaaataaaattcttaaaaaattttccatagaaataatatttttaagaaattttcaatagaaataaaattttgaccaagttttctctagaaataaaattttgacaaaattttctatagaaataaaattttgacaaaattttctatagacataaaattttgacaaagtttgctctagaaataaaatgtttacaaaattttctatagaaataaaattttgacaacattttctatagaaataaaattttgacaaatttgtctatagaaataaaatttggacaaaattttctacagaaataaaattttgacaaaattttctatataaataaaatttgacaaaattttctatacaaataaaattttctttagaaataaaatcgtggaaatattttctatagaaataaaattttaacaaaattttctatagaaataaaatttgaca
Encoded here:
- the LOC142239194 gene encoding uncharacterized protein LOC142239194 isoform X2, with protein sequence MFYINISLVVYSFLLSMIFGAPINSNGDVLIQIDDLNNKDMQRLRRDLTLEINAAEANEPVDKDYDMELAEVHLFRPVFSIRSSYLRRGG
- the LOC142239194 gene encoding uncharacterized protein LOC142239194 isoform X1, whose protein sequence is MHFFVQIKTKLFYITIMFYINISLVVYSFLLSMIFGAPINSNGDVLIQIDDLNNKDMQRLRRDLTLEINAAEANEPVDKDYDMELAEVHLFRPVFSIRSSYLRRGG